DNA from Penaeus vannamei isolate JL-2024 chromosome 3, ASM4276789v1, whole genome shotgun sequence:
atatatatatacatatatgtttatatatatacatacatatatatatatgcatatatgtttatacacatacatatgcatatatatatatatatatatatatatatatatatatatatatatatatacatatatgtttatatatatacatatatatatatatatatatatatatatatatatatatatatgtttatatacatatgtgtgtatatatatatatatatatatatatatatatatatatatatatatatatatatatatgtttatatatatatgtatatatatatatatatatatatatatatatatatatatatatatatatatatctatatatgtatatatatatatatatacacacatatatatataaacatttatatatatatatatatatgtatatatataaatatatatgtatatatatatatgtatatatatacatatatatatatatatatatgtatatatatacatatatacatatatatatatatatgtatatatatacatatgtatatatttctatatatatatatatatatatgtatatatatatttatatacatatatacatatatatacatacatatatatatatatatttatatatatacatatatatatacatatatatatacatatatatatatatatatatatatatatatatatatacatatatatacatatatatatatatatatatatatatatatatatatatatatatataaacatatatacatatatatatatatacatatatataaatatatacatatatatatatacatatatatataaatctatatatatatatatatatatgtatatatatgtatatatatacatatatatatatataaatatatatatgtatatatatatgtatatatatacctatgtatatatttctatatatatatatatttatatacatatatatacatatatatacatatatatatatatatatatatatacacatatatatatacatatatatatatatatatatatatatatatatatatatatatatatatatatatatatgtacatggttctaggatactatgtcgctGGGACACTATGTCGCGGACCTAATGTAGCCACATCGCTCTGTGGCACAGCGTCCGtttcgcgactttccttccaggtcatagtgtccgcgtGACATAGAAACCGTTcaccatgtacatatatgtatatatatacatatgtatatatttatatatatatatatatatatatatatatatatataaatatatatgtatatatatatgtatatatatatatatatatgtatgcatatctatctatctatctatctatctatctatctatctatctatctatctatctatctatctatatatatatatatatatatatatatatatatatatgtatatatatatatatatatatatatatatatatacatacatacatatatatatacatatatatatatatatatatatatatatatatatatatatatatatatataatttatatgtatatatttatatatgtatatgcatatatatatgtatatatatatatatatatatatatatatatatatatatatatatttatatatttatatatatgtatatatatacatatgtatatatttctatatatatatatatatgtatatatatatttatatacatatatacatatatatatatacatatatatatatatatttatatatatacatatatatatacatatatatatacatatatatatatatatatatatatatatatatatatatatatatatatatacatataaatacatatatatatatatatatatatatatatatatatataaacatatacatatatatatatatatatatacatatatataaatatatacatatatatatatatacatatatatataaatctatatatatatatatttaaatatatgtatatgtatatatatatacatatatatatatataaatatatatatgtatatatatatgtatatatatacctatgtatatatttctatatatatatatatatatttatatacatatatatacatatatatacatatatatatacatatatatatacatatatatatacacatatatatatacatatatatatatacatatatatatatatatatatatatatatatatacatatatatacatatatatatatatatatatatatatacatatatatatatatatatatatatatatatatatatatatatataaacatatatacatatatgtatatatatatacatatatatatatacatatatacatatatatatatatatatatatacatatatatatatatatatatatatatatatatatatatacatatatataaatatatatatatgaatatatatatatatatatatatatatatatatatatatatatatatatatatgcatatgtatgggtttatatatatatgcatatatacgtatatatatatatatatatatatatatacatatatatatatatataattatgtatttatatatatatatatatatatatatatatatatatacatatatatgtatgtatatatatatatatatatatatatatatatatatatatatatatatatatatatatatatatacacacatatatgtgtgtatatatatatgtatatatatatatatatatatatatatatatatatatatatataaatacacatatatagatgtgtatatatatatgtatatatatttatatatatatatatacatttatttatatagatttatatgtgtatatatttgtatatgtatatgtatctatttatgtatatatatatatatatatatatatatatatatatatatatatgtttatatatatatatttatatatgtatatatacatatacatatatagatacatatatatatatatatatatatatatatatatatatatacacacatatgtatataaacatatatatatatgtatatatataaacatatatgtgtatatatatatatatatatatatatatatatatatatatatatatatatatatatatatatatatatatatatatatgcatatgtatgtgtatatacatatgcatatatatatgtatatatatatatatttatatatatacacatatatatatatatatatatatatatatatatatatatatatatttatatatatacacatatatagatgtgtatatatatatatatatatatatatatatatatatatatatatttatgtatgtatatatatatgtatatatatgtatgtatgtatatatatatgtatatatatatatatatatatgtttatttatatatgtagatatatatttatttacatatgtatatgtatatatatatatatatatatatatatatatatataatatatacatatatatgtatatatatatatatgtatttatatatgtatgtatgtatatatatatatatatatatatacatatgtatttatatatatacatatatatacatatatacacagacacacacatatatatatatatatatatatatatatatatatatatatatatatatatatatatatatatatatatatatatttaaatgtatttatatttgtatatatatatatatatatatatatatatatatatatatatatatatatatatatgtatgtatgtgtatatatgtgtatatatatacatacatatgtatgtatatatatatatatatatatatatatatatatatatatataaatatatatatatataaatatatgtatatataaatatatatatatataatatatatatatatatatatatatatatatatatatatatacatatatatatatacatatatatatatatatatatatatatacatatatatatatatatatatttatatatgtaaatatatatatatatatatatatatatatatatgtatatgtatatatatatttatatatatatatacatacatatatatatatatatatatatatatatatatatatatatatatatatacctatatatacatatatatatatatatatatatatatatatatatatatacatatatatatatatatatatatatatatatatatatatatatatatatatacatatatatatacatatatatatatatatatatatatatatatatatatatatataaatatttatatatttatatatatacgtatatatatatatatatatatatatatatatatatacatatatatatatatatatatatatatatatatatatatatatatatatttatatatatgtacatatatatatatatatatatatatatatatatatatatatatatatatatatttatacacatatataattatatacatatatatatatatatatatatatatatatatatatttatacacatatataattatatacatatatatatatatagatatagatatatatatatatatatacatatttgtgtatatatgtatatttatacacacatatatatatatatatgtatatatatatgtatatatatatatatatatatatatatatatatatatatatatatatatatatatatatatatgtatgtatgtgtgtgtgtgtgtgtgtataaatatacatatatatatacatatagatatatatatatatatatatatatatatatatatatatatatatgtatatatatgtatatttatacacacacacatgtttatatatatacatatatatatatatatatatatatatatatatatatatatatatatatatatgtatatgtatatctatatgtgtgtataaatatacatatatatatatatatatatatatatatatatatatatatatatatatatgtatatatatgtttataaatatatatatatatatatatgtatgtacatatatatatgtatatatatatataaataaatatatatatatatgtatatatatgtatatatatatgtatgtatatatatatacatatatatatgtatatatatttatacatgtgtatatatatatatacatatatatatatatttatatatatacatgtatatatatatatatatatatatatatatatatatatatatatttatacatatatgtatatatatatatatgtatatatatatatatatatatatatatatatatatatatatatatatatatatatatctgtgtatacatatatgtatatttatacatatatgtatttatatatgcatatatatatatatatatatatatatatatatatatatatatatatatatgtatatacatatctgtatatacatatacgtatatacatacatatatatatatatatatatatatatatatatatatatgtatgtatatatttatatatgtatatatatatatttttttttatacatatatatatacatatatatatatatatatatatatatatatatatatatatatatatatttatatatacatatatatatacatatatatttatatatatacatatatatttatatatatgcacatatatttatatatatatatatatttagatttatatatatatatatttatatatatatatatatatatatatatatatatatatatatatatatacacacacatatatatatatatatatatatatatatatatatatatatatatatatatatatatatatatatatatacacatacatatatacatatatatatatatatatatatatatatatatatatatatatatatatttatatatatatatacatatatatatgcatatatgtacttatatacatatatacatatatacacagaaaaatgtTTTAACAAACCCTTATTATGCTAATCTTGCAGCCTGGGTCACATGCAAGAGAGCTGAACCCATACTTCAAGAATGGTGGGACTGGTTTGCCTGAAGAAGAATCGCAGCAAAACGCTTCAGTCGGATTGGACGGCGCTTGGCTACGCAGAGCTCTCCAGCGTGCAAAGGAGCAAGCTGAGAAGGAAAACAAATCTTTGGAGGAAGTTGCTGCTCAAAGATGGGGTGTATGTTTTGTTGAAGTCTTAAGGGTTCAGTTTATAAGTTTTGATGTCTTTTAATTTCATGGACTTCCCTTTTGTCAAATCTGATAATCCTACTTTATTAATTCTTCTCCTGTctacccttttttttccctttttttccctcctttcatcccgtTCCTTTTTCCTCAgtcttttctcttattattattgtttatctttcttctctttccacacTGCTCATGTTTATTTCATACTTGTTTGTCATCtttgctttcacttttttttctcccctgtcTTCTCTCTATCCATGTACACTATTTTCCATCATTTCCTATTTCActcttttgtttaattttttcagAAACAAAAGGAGAGGTTGGTGCtataaaagaattaaagaaatgatGTGGTGTTGCAATCTTTATAATCAAAGAAAATTATCTCTTCTACTTTCCAGTCCCTTGCCAAATTCCATGAGCTATTAGCAgaagcagaagggagagggaggagtcacCAGGGTGACCCATGGCAACagggaagatggaatcgagacagGAGTTTgagcagagaaaggagaagagacagactgGATGATAGGCACAGTGACCGAAGGAGGAGTCGAAgcagagagaagagtagaagagatCAGAGGAGCAGAAgtcgagagaggcaaaggaggagtagaagcagagagagaaggaatagcagaagtagaagcagagataggcaaagaagaagcagaagcagagaacacgacaggaagaaagaaaaaagtagacatAGAATATACAGCAGTAGCTCCAGCAGCACTGATAGTGAAAGTGACAGCAGAAGCAGGAGTGGAAGCAGAAATAGGGAAGTTATGAGAAGACCTAAGGatagcaaagaagaaagagaaggtggaataAGGTATTATAACGTTTTGGCCAATATTTTGAAAAGTATGTATCAGTATTGCTTTAAAATTAGACCGAGTGGATCCCTTTTCTTACCGAGATTTTTATTAGTATACCCTTTCTTCACAGCTTTCATAGTTTTTAATTTTGCTGAATATCCATGGATGCCAGTTGTAAGTCATAGCCATGAATGTTGCAAGAATCTGGTAGGGATGCACACTATTGCTTTTATGATGTCATATCTGGTCTTATAGTAGCCATATCTAATAGGAGATACTTTTGTCTACAGGAATATAAAAGGTCTCTTAAAACCTCCATGTGATGATTCTGTTCATGATAAACAATCCTCCAGTCTTGCTTCAAGGTTTCAGAAACCAGGGGAAGGAAACAGTTTTAGGTAAGTGACACAATTAAAGGTGTATTATGGTCATTAGGAGGGATCCCTTTCTAAAAGTATGCAACCAAGTAAAATGCAACTTATGATTTACTTTATGTAGCTATTGAAACTTCCCAGTGCTAGTGGCACCTCCCATACATAGATAGATCAAGAATTGTCAGTAAAGTGTATTAATTTAAACTTCCAGTAATATTTTGTATTGAGTTTTTCAGGAGTAGATTTATAGAAATCATTAAAGCTATGTAACCAGAATTAATCAGATCATTTCAAACTTCAATTATTCTAGAAGTATGGGCACAGCGTCCTCTAGCAGTTCACGAGGTTGGCAGAAGAAACAAAAGCCacaagagcagagggagagggaaagaactgCTAGTAGAAAGCcagtttcttcttcatcttcatcctcatcttcgagCGATTCTGAAGAGGTACTGACTGTAATAATGTCCTCTTTTTTTAACCTAGTGCCaatgggtaaaaatgtttggcaagtggatgtAAGAACGGGATTGTTGGCACGCATctgcagtttcccctgtttgcgcccggctcgatcggtagtttgcaaaCGACGTTTGATTTGACACCtttattttgctatgatttataggAATATTTTAATTTTCAAGGTTTACCTTCACATAATatgtgccattgcctaaaatctttaccatataaatgaagccactactatatcggagaaaaacaaactccgccCGATGAGCCAGTGGCGCAGGAATGGGCATGATATGATGCCATGGCATGTACTTACATGCTACCCATTGGTTATGGGTTAACTTGGCATTATACCATTAGGGACTCTCTATGATAACAAAAggagatatttagatattttaatGAAAATCAACTATATAGTTAATGATCAGAGATATTGTCTTTTTTGGAAATTAAGGTTATATTGTAGTTGGAAAGAAAATGGGTCAGCAACTTCATTTCAGCTTGCCAATGAACCAAAGGTTTGAATTCAAAGAAGGAAAgtgaataaatgtaaatataaaggcAAGTGATTTTTACTTTCCAGGAACCCCCACAAAAAGTtgaaaatatacaagaaaaagaacgagTAGTAGAAACTGTCACTGAAGGACCAGCCCCTCAAGCAAGATTGTTGACAGACAAGGAAATGAATGAGTTAGCAGCAAAGATTATGAAGGCAGAACTTATAGGGAATGAGGCAAGTTTATCCAGAATTTAGAATTCACTTTTGGAAGAAATtcgtgtgaaaaaaaatatatggttgaAGATCTTGATATTTAAGAAATTTCTGTTGAATTTCCTTGTTGTCATAGTATTtgttttcaagaaaaaaaaaaaaaaaaaatatatatatatatatatattttttttttttacaggctaTTCACTCTTATGAAAGTACATTAATATGCGCATTTCTCTCATCTCAGGCACAAGCAGTAAAACTCAAAAAGAAGCTTGAAGTAGCTCGTGCAGTTAGGGCCAATGCTCCACCTGGAAGCAGGGAAGACAATGAAGCCCAAACAAAGGAGGAGGTTGTTGTCTTGACGAGGATGGATTCCAGAGGTGAGTGCGGTTCGACATCCtcatgattttgtttttctcctttttcttgatttattttgatttgtgtTAAAAGCAACCAAAGGTTCATACTGTtcagaaatatatacagatatatgcatgtttatagacaggtagagatatacatatagagaagaatatttatatttatagaaatatacacatagagatagaAGGTAgaagtatggatggatggattgatggatggatggatggattgatagatggatggatggatggatggattgatggatggatggatggatagatagatggagggatggatgtaaatatatagaagatatagatatacgtagagTGATATGTAGAGATTTACAAAGAAAGATAGggacatatagaaagagatatggatatatagagagatatgcatatatagatatataaaagtgagtgggagagagggagagggagaaaaggagagagattgattgatatacatatagaagggagaagagggaggtagagggagagagagagagagagagtattcacATAttactgtctatttgtctgcagGGGCGTTATTTAGGGGTCAGGGGGGAAGGGAACTATTTGTGCTCGCTTCAATTGCCAACCTTGCTCCCTcccaagaaaaaatgaaatgacacCCCTGTTTGTCTGCTTGACTTTTCACTGTTATGTGATTAAAGAAGTAAGTATAAAtgttacctttatttttttctcaggtGTTTGCAGGCCTGTATCAGGGTCAGTTGAAGAAAgtgatggaaagaggaaaaagaagatgaaaactcATGGCAAAGATGGCCAGAGAACAAAATACTTCCCCGATGACGATCAGTATGACCTCAAACGCATGGTATGTCACTCACATTTCAAATGCAAGTAATGGTACAGCATCACATAATTTTGTTGCTGATAGAATATTAAGCTAATCAAAGCAGGATTTAATATAAAAATTTGTTTGTGAATTATATctgcttttgattttcttttgatGAACagtttgagaaagagaagggtaccTCAGCTGCAGATCAGAACTCGCTCTTTGAACGATCAGCAATGCAGAATACCGAGAAACTCAATGAAGAGTATGATCTGGACGACATGTTCATGAGTAAAGCTGTTCAAAAGGAGAGTTCTGCCAAACAAGCTGAAAGAGATCGACAGAAGgccattgatgtatgtatatttgacacTTGTTGGAGAGGCCTACGAGgatatgatatgaatttaattagaTTCAGTTTGTATTATGCTCCATAAAAGTagctaaatttttaaaaattgtttttgTTAAGTGTTGTAAGAAGATTCACAAAGGAGTGATAGAACTTGTTTCCATTAGGGGATTGATCTTGGTGTGAAGTGAGGTATTAATTGAGAAGCAAGTAATAATCTACCATAATTCTTTCAACAGGAGCACAAGCGTTCTGAGAGGTCGTTAGAATCCTGCCAGTGGTGCTTTGACAATAAGGAGATGCCAAAGCATTTGATTGTTGCATTAGGTAAAAAGGTAAGTTGTGATTACAAGTTTGTGTAGAACTAAAGATGCCttattaatttttgtattttgctTTCAGTTGGAGAATACATTGTTTAATTTTGCTTTATGAGTACAAAGTTAAAATGTTGAtgtaatgataagataattaGAAATAAATGCAGCCACATGAATTATATGTATTTTCAGTATTCATTAGTAAGTAATTTTGCAGTATGAAATGAGAGcaaaaacatatttatgtatatctaataaAGCTCTGTTACTTTGcaggcatatatatgtttgcctcCCCACCAGTCTCTGACTCCTGGTCACTGTTTGATTGTGCCAATTCACCATATTGCTTGTTCTGTTCAAGCTGATGAAGACCTTTGGAGTGAAATTCAGGTGAGAGGCTCTTATTAGGTTGATTAAACAATTaaaatgtttattatgattatcataattttccggGTGAAGATTATTTCGATTATAATGTACTATGTTGCTAAAATGCATTTATGGAATATTTAATCAATTATGAACTGTaaaagattttcttttcttttcgcaggACCTCAGGAAATCTCTGGTCAGAATGTTTAATTCTCGTGATGAAGACTGTGTATTCTTTGAGACAGTGAAACGGCTGAGAAATTATCCACATATGGTTATCAACTGTGTGCCTTTGCCAAAAGAAATGGGTGATATGGCTCCCATTTACtttaaggtaatatatatatttttttatcttttgttttatttttataagtaAATATGAGACATTATAAAGAAATACTTTTTTCAAGTATACCTACACTGTGATACATAGATTGCTTACTATATCCCTGAATGCTTTAAAGTTTCTTTTTATAGTACTTAGTATCTGAGCAAAACATTTTAAAGCTCATATAAACTTCAATGGTTgtgatataatgaatatatgctcAGATTTAATGTTTCTCTATTGAAAGTATTGCAGTTGTTGATGCAATGGGGTGAATATTCTTGAGCATAGATGATATACCATTAGTAATTTGAATGGTATTTGAAAAtggattataaaattattattgtagCTATTATCTGGCTGATTTGTCTGCATTATGAAAACCTCTTTTCTACTGCATAAAATGATGAAGTACAATAGGCAGGTGCATGTTCATGTAATATTCAGGTATCTTGAAACTAATTGTAACTAAGACCTGTAATTTTCTCATCCTTTCCTGAAGCTATTAGGAACTGTCTAGAGAGTTTATGGATTGAAAGGATTACTGGAACACAAAAACTGTGACTGAATATTTATAAGTGTAGTATATTCCTATTTTTGGCCATTACCTTGTCAAGATATTTCCATAAGGAaatgtatattttgtttctttttaggaTATTACCATGCTTTGTTATTGGGGATTAATGAATGATAGATAATTTTGACAATAATCCCAGAGTTATATTTAAGCTTTTTAAATTTGCATTTCACAATCAGAAGAGTACATTCAGTCAAATATGTTTACAGAAAGCAATTATGGAGTGTGAAGCAGAGTGGGCACAAAACAAGAAATTGGTTGACTTGAAGAACCGCAGTGTACGTTCAGCAGTGCCCAAGGGATTGCCATACTTCTTTGTTGACTTTGCCATGGATCCTGGATATGCTCATGTTATTGAAGATGAGCAGGACTTCCCGCATAACTTTGCTCAAGTAAGTGTCCAATACAATTTAATATGAAAGAATGCATGAACTCAACTTTTGTAgtattttatctttaatttttgcTTTTGGAAGGTATTagcttttcatattattattgtcattctttttcAGGAAATTGTTGGAGGGATGTTGGACTTGGAGACCAACCTGTGGCGAAAACCACGCAAAGAGAATTTTGATCAACAAAGGAGGAAAGTGATGGAGTTTAACAGTTGGTACAAGGAATTTGATCCAacacaagataaataaatatttattaatgcagtacgtttttatttttatctgtgtttttAAGAGTTAAAACTTTTATAATAGGAGAAATAAAAATGGTCAAATTCTTGTTGTTTGGATTTTTGAGGAAGCATAATGATACACCTGACATAAAAGACAAAAACTGTATATCTAGGGAGTTAAAATGGTAATGAGATATTGAAATTTCTAGTAAGGAAGCCCAGTGTCCCATGTGACCAAGGGACAGAGTAAAAATAAGCCAGGATTTTCAGTCTGAAATGCAACAGGGAGACTCATAACCATATCATAAAGGGAAATGAGATTGAAATATAGGCATAAAATTTGTACACAttcattagtttattttatgtaatcaaagattttcatatttttctcaacctagagatgaaaaataaacaacattCTATAAGTAAAGAATTCTTATCTTTAAGTGCAAAATAAATTGCAGGATAATGTAATAAATGGTTTCCAGAGTATTTCATTAATAAGTTTTTGTAAAGTACTAGAGTTCAAAATTATTTTCCCAATTACACTTAAAGTTAGCCTGTCTTTGAAATATTAACTATAACTGTAGTTGGCTTTTCTTTACTGTGATGAGCTTCCTTGTAGAAAACATCTTGTCGGTTTAATTCGTGAGAAATTACAATACAACCTTTGACCCTTCTGTCTATGTAAAGTATATAGTACATAACATCTTGCTGAAAATTAACCAGAATGGGTTAACCCTCTTCAGATATCACTcccatatttataaatattttacatCAACCAGAAATACATTTTTCCTCAAAAAATCTATCGTCAAGTATATGAAATATCAGATAATTTGTTGTGCTTTATCCGCATATATCATTTCATAAAAAGACTAATTGTAATGTTGGCCTTGaaatacttgtttatttatttatttttctattacaaAACACTTTCCTTGTTGAAACTTTTTAGTGCACTGAACATTTTCAGTACACTTTAAATGCGAGCTTTTCTGCTAACTTTGTCATAAACCTCAGGAAAAGCTTTCTCACAGTTTAAGCTCTTCCGCACCTGGTCATACAGGGTGTGGTCGAACATCTGCCGATATTCCTCACGAGTCATGTAAGAGTCCGCATACATCATTTGGAATCTGTTGGTAGGAATAAAGGGAAGTGATATAATGAGAAAAGTTGAGTGTCAACTCATTGCTCCTGAGTACATGTACTatccactgtagttttgttttgtgagttttgt
Protein-coding regions in this window:
- the LOC113816838 gene encoding CWF19-like protein 2 yields the protein MALGHSLSSVGSRSQSASFRSMQQQCSPGSHARELNPYFKNGGTGLPEEESQQNASVGLDGAWLRRALQRAKEQAEKENKSLEEVAAQRWGSLAKFHELLAEAEGRGRSHQGDPWQQGRWNRDRSLSRERRRDRLDDRHSDRRRSRSREKSRRDQRSRSRERQRRSRSRERRNSRSRSRDRQRRSRSREHDRKKEKSRHRIYSSSSSSTDSESDSRSRSGSRNREVMRRPKDSKEEREGGIRNIKGLLKPPCDDSVHDKQSSSLASRFQKPGEGNSFRSMGTASSSSSRGWQKKQKPQEQRERERTASRKPVSSSSSSSSSSDSEEEPPQKVENIQEKERVVETVTEGPAPQARLLTDKEMNELAAKIMKAELIGNEAQAVKLKKKLEVARAVRANAPPGSREDNEAQTKEEVVVLTRMDSRGVCRPVSGSVEESDGKRKKKMKTHGKDGQRTKYFPDDDQYDLKRMFEKEKGTSAADQNSLFERSAMQNTEKLNEEYDLDDMFMSKAVQKESSAKQAERDRQKAIDEHKRSERSLESCQWCFDNKEMPKHLIVALGKKAYICLPPHQSLTPGHCLIVPIHHIACSVQADEDLWSEIQDLRKSLVRMFNSRDEDCVFFETVKRLRNYPHMVINCVPLPKEMGDMAPIYFKKAIMECEAEWAQNKKLVDLKNRSVRSAVPKGLPYFFVDFAMDPGYAHVIEDEQDFPHNFAQEIVGGMLDLETNLWRKPRKENFDQQRRKVMEFNSWYKEFDPTQDK